In Rhodamnia argentea isolate NSW1041297 chromosome 11, ASM2092103v1, whole genome shotgun sequence, one genomic interval encodes:
- the LOC115755897 gene encoding uncharacterized protein LOC115755897 isoform X3: MDNGFDGKLADKFSGMVLNDASSNINSNNDSLFQVMKAVEAAEATIKQQVEENVRLRTELQEKMQELERYKSYESMASRHAVGAPDGLLRGVHDAHQSIPSVGNPEDGVNSIGGTSPRDQAGTIIVHKEVKLSNQNATRSTQEEAHSESNKVNGTLKVLAGPQVPTDNSGFSQLSSPSATSFSPNRYQTEGEYDRRLNFSGHGRMQMAEVNNSSSLQKQDLIHKVQEQEQEIVQLRRHLSDYSVKEAQVRNEKYVLEKRIAYMRMAFDQQQQDLVDAASKALSYRQDIMEENIRLSYQLQAAQQERLTFVSSLLPLLAEYSLQPPVLDAQSIVSNVKTKLKESHFQLATWNSEASPSSFAPQSPAHSIGAALMTSKRNGLELVPQPAFSLGNAPVSSDAQPTAGWDALNAHQIALGGGVLPKNMEPNDIGRYSPLASRGAAAHDVAGHFANTRGGTPLTHHSEETTKQVTFREPVSNTEMDDPDVEGSRNERQSPANWASGNSPYTAPLEDPGSSYSPYLPPVLEEPSSSFSEAAEDDPLPAIEGLQISGDAFPGKELQACGYSTNGTTSCNFEWVRHLEDGSINYIEGAKQPIYLVTADDVDTYLAIEVQPLDNRKRKGELVKVFANEHSKITCGSMQHIIERTLHEGHASYKVSLSTGYLDIWEPAILAVKREGYSIKCTASDVVVTEKFSPNTRITIPYGDGTAFWIIGSNDSERFLRAENSAEDISCSRDTIVLTLRLFILRAGERRKGKKRGLFFNK; the protein is encoded by the exons ATGGACAACGGCTTTGATGGGAAATTGGCTGATAAGTTCTCAGGAATGGTGCTTAATGATGCTTCTTCCAATATCAACTCCAACAATGATAGCTTGTTCCAGGTCATGAAAGCCGTCGAAGCTGCCGAAGCCACTATTAAACAGcag GTGGAGGAGAATGTTCGGCTGAGGACCGAGCTGCAGGAAAAAATGCAGGAACTGGAAAGATAT AAATCATATGAATCAATGGCTTCTAGACATGCTGTTGGGGCACCTGATGGCCTTCTTCGCGGAGTTCATGATGCTCATCAATCTATACCATCTGTGGGTAACCCAGAAGATGGCGTTAACAGCATAGGAGGCACTTCTCCACGTGATCAAGCCGGTACAATTATTGTCCACAAGGAGGTGAAGTTAAGTAATCAGAATGCTACCAGAAGTACTCAGGAGGAAGCCCACTCTGAAAGCAATAAGGTCAATGGGACATTAAAAGTTCTTGCTGGTCCTCAGGTTCCCACTGATAATAGTGGCTTTTCTCAGTTATCATCACCATCAGCGACATCTTTTTCTCCTAACAG ATATCAAACTGAAGGAGAATATGATAGAAGACTTAATTTCTCTGGACATGGGCGTATGCAGATGGCTGAAGTCAATAATTCTAGCAGCCTCCAGAAACAG GATCTCATTCATAAGGTTCAGGAACAGGAACAAGAGATTGTACAGTTAAGGAGACATTTGTCAGATTATTCAGTGAAG GAAGCTCAAGTACGAAACGAAAAGTATGTCTTGGAGAAGCGAATTGCTTATATGCGTATG GCCTTTGATCAGCAGCAGCAGGACCTTGTTGATGCTGCATCTAAAGCTCTGTCATACAGGCAAGACATAATGGAGGAAAATATTCGTTTATCATACCAATTGCAG GCTGCACAGCAAGAAAGATTGACGTTTGTGTCATCTTTGCTGCCTCTCCTTGCAGAGTATTCTCTGCAGCCTCCAGTCCTCGATGCTCAGTCAATTGTGAGCAATGTCAAG ACCAAACTGAAAGAATCACACTTTCAATTGGCCACTTGGAATTCAGAGGCAAGTCCGTCAAGTTTTGCACCACAGTCGCCCGCTCATTCCATTGGTGCAGCATTGATGACTTCA AAGAGAAATGGACTAGAACTCGTGCCACAACCTGCTTTTTCACTAGGAAATGCACCTGTTTCTTCTGATGCTCAGCCAACTGCTGGATGGGATGCATTGAATGCCCATCAGATAGCTTTGGGAGGAGGTGTCTTACCCAAAAACATGGAACCCAATGACATAGGGAGGTATTCACCCCTTGCGAGCAG GGGTGCTGCTGCCCATGATGTGGCAGGACACTTCGCAAATACTCGGGGCGGCACACCTCTTACCCATCATAGCGAAGAAACTACCAAGCAAGTCACTTTTCGTGAGCCTGTTAGCAACACAGAGATGGATGATCCTGATGTGGAGGGAAGTCGCAATGAGAGACAGTCTCCGGCTAATTGGGCTTCTGGGAACTCCCCCTATACAGCCCCACTTGAGGATCCCGGCTCTTCGTATTCCCCCTATCTACCACCAGTTCTTGAAgaaccttcttcttccttttcagaGG CTGCAGAAGATGATCCATTACCAGCTATAGAGGGCCTCCAAATTTCAGGTGATGCATTTCCTGGTAAGGAACTGCAGGCTTGTGGATATTCCACTAATGGAACAACCAGCTGCAACTTTGAG TGGGTACGTCATTTGGAAGATGGCTCAATTAATTATATTGAAG GGGCAAAGCAACCAATTTATCTTGTTACTGCTGACGATGTTGACACATACCTTGCCATTGAAGTTCAACCGCTGGATAATAGGAAGCGGAAG GGGGAGCTTGTGAAGGTATTTGCTAATGAGCACAGCAAGATTACATGCG GCTCGATGCAGCATATCATAGAAAGGACTCTTCATGAAGGGCATGCATCATACAAAGTTTCATTATCG acgggatatcttgacatatGGGAACCAGCTATATTGGCTGTTAAAAGGGAAGGTTACAGCATAAAGTGTACTGCCAGTGATGTTGTAGTCACAGAAAAGTTTTCCCCAAATACGAGA ATTACAATTCCTTATGGAGATGGCACGGCATTTTGGATAATAGGTTCAAATGATAGTGAGCGTTTCTTAAGAGCAGAAAACAGCGCAGAAGATATTAGCTG CTCGAGAGATACTATTGTGCTGACTCTGAGGCTGTTCATCTTAAGG gctggagaaagaagaaaagggaagaaaaggggTCTGTTCTTCAACAAGTAA
- the LOC115755897 gene encoding uncharacterized protein LOC115755897 isoform X2: MDNGFDGKLADKFSGMVLNDASSNINSNNDSLFQVMKAVEAAEATIKQQVEENVRLRTELQEKMQELERYKSYESMASRHAVGAPDGLLRGVHDAHQSIPSVGNPEDGVNSIGGTSPRDQAGTIIVHKEVKLSNQNATRSTQEEAHSESNKVNGTLKVLAGPQVPTDNSGFSQLSSPSATSFSPNRYQTEGEYDRRLNFSGHGRMQMAEVNNSSSLQKQDLIHKVQEQEQEIVQLRRHLSDYSVKEAQVRNEKYVLEKRIAYMRMAFDQQQQDLVDAASKALSYRQDIMEENIRLSYQLQAAQQERLTFVSSLLPLLAEYSLQPPVLDAQSIVSNVKVLFKHLQEQLNVTETKLKESHFQLATWNSEASPSSFAPQSPAHSIGAALMTSRNGLELVPQPAFSLGNAPVSSDAQPTAGWDALNAHQIALGGGVLPKNMEPNDIGRYSPLASRGAAAHDVAGHFANTRGGTPLTHHSEETTKQVTFREPVSNTEMDDPDVEGSRNERQSPANWASGNSPYTAPLEDPGSSYSPYLPPVLEEPSSSFSEAAEDDPLPAIEGLQISGDAFPGKELQACGYSTNGTTSCNFEWVRHLEDGSINYIEGAKQPIYLVTADDVDTYLAIEVQPLDNRKRKGELVKVFANEHSKITCGSMQHIIERTLHEGHASYKVSLSTGYLDIWEPAILAVKREGYSIKCTASDVVVTEKFSPNTRITIPYGDGTAFWIIGSNDSERFLRAENSAEDISCSRDTIVLTLRLFILRAGERRKGKKRGLFFNK, translated from the exons ATGGACAACGGCTTTGATGGGAAATTGGCTGATAAGTTCTCAGGAATGGTGCTTAATGATGCTTCTTCCAATATCAACTCCAACAATGATAGCTTGTTCCAGGTCATGAAAGCCGTCGAAGCTGCCGAAGCCACTATTAAACAGcag GTGGAGGAGAATGTTCGGCTGAGGACCGAGCTGCAGGAAAAAATGCAGGAACTGGAAAGATAT AAATCATATGAATCAATGGCTTCTAGACATGCTGTTGGGGCACCTGATGGCCTTCTTCGCGGAGTTCATGATGCTCATCAATCTATACCATCTGTGGGTAACCCAGAAGATGGCGTTAACAGCATAGGAGGCACTTCTCCACGTGATCAAGCCGGTACAATTATTGTCCACAAGGAGGTGAAGTTAAGTAATCAGAATGCTACCAGAAGTACTCAGGAGGAAGCCCACTCTGAAAGCAATAAGGTCAATGGGACATTAAAAGTTCTTGCTGGTCCTCAGGTTCCCACTGATAATAGTGGCTTTTCTCAGTTATCATCACCATCAGCGACATCTTTTTCTCCTAACAG ATATCAAACTGAAGGAGAATATGATAGAAGACTTAATTTCTCTGGACATGGGCGTATGCAGATGGCTGAAGTCAATAATTCTAGCAGCCTCCAGAAACAG GATCTCATTCATAAGGTTCAGGAACAGGAACAAGAGATTGTACAGTTAAGGAGACATTTGTCAGATTATTCAGTGAAG GAAGCTCAAGTACGAAACGAAAAGTATGTCTTGGAGAAGCGAATTGCTTATATGCGTATG GCCTTTGATCAGCAGCAGCAGGACCTTGTTGATGCTGCATCTAAAGCTCTGTCATACAGGCAAGACATAATGGAGGAAAATATTCGTTTATCATACCAATTGCAG GCTGCACAGCAAGAAAGATTGACGTTTGTGTCATCTTTGCTGCCTCTCCTTGCAGAGTATTCTCTGCAGCCTCCAGTCCTCGATGCTCAGTCAATTGTGAGCAATGTCAAG GTTCTTTTTAAACATCTGCAAGAGCAGTTAAATGTTACTGAG ACCAAACTGAAAGAATCACACTTTCAATTGGCCACTTGGAATTCAGAGGCAAGTCCGTCAAGTTTTGCACCACAGTCGCCCGCTCATTCCATTGGTGCAGCATTGATGACTTCA AGAAATGGACTAGAACTCGTGCCACAACCTGCTTTTTCACTAGGAAATGCACCTGTTTCTTCTGATGCTCAGCCAACTGCTGGATGGGATGCATTGAATGCCCATCAGATAGCTTTGGGAGGAGGTGTCTTACCCAAAAACATGGAACCCAATGACATAGGGAGGTATTCACCCCTTGCGAGCAG GGGTGCTGCTGCCCATGATGTGGCAGGACACTTCGCAAATACTCGGGGCGGCACACCTCTTACCCATCATAGCGAAGAAACTACCAAGCAAGTCACTTTTCGTGAGCCTGTTAGCAACACAGAGATGGATGATCCTGATGTGGAGGGAAGTCGCAATGAGAGACAGTCTCCGGCTAATTGGGCTTCTGGGAACTCCCCCTATACAGCCCCACTTGAGGATCCCGGCTCTTCGTATTCCCCCTATCTACCACCAGTTCTTGAAgaaccttcttcttccttttcagaGG CTGCAGAAGATGATCCATTACCAGCTATAGAGGGCCTCCAAATTTCAGGTGATGCATTTCCTGGTAAGGAACTGCAGGCTTGTGGATATTCCACTAATGGAACAACCAGCTGCAACTTTGAG TGGGTACGTCATTTGGAAGATGGCTCAATTAATTATATTGAAG GGGCAAAGCAACCAATTTATCTTGTTACTGCTGACGATGTTGACACATACCTTGCCATTGAAGTTCAACCGCTGGATAATAGGAAGCGGAAG GGGGAGCTTGTGAAGGTATTTGCTAATGAGCACAGCAAGATTACATGCG GCTCGATGCAGCATATCATAGAAAGGACTCTTCATGAAGGGCATGCATCATACAAAGTTTCATTATCG acgggatatcttgacatatGGGAACCAGCTATATTGGCTGTTAAAAGGGAAGGTTACAGCATAAAGTGTACTGCCAGTGATGTTGTAGTCACAGAAAAGTTTTCCCCAAATACGAGA ATTACAATTCCTTATGGAGATGGCACGGCATTTTGGATAATAGGTTCAAATGATAGTGAGCGTTTCTTAAGAGCAGAAAACAGCGCAGAAGATATTAGCTG CTCGAGAGATACTATTGTGCTGACTCTGAGGCTGTTCATCTTAAGG gctggagaaagaagaaaagggaagaaaaggggTCTGTTCTTCAACAAGTAA
- the LOC115755897 gene encoding uncharacterized protein LOC115755897 isoform X1, translating to MDNGFDGKLADKFSGMVLNDASSNINSNNDSLFQVMKAVEAAEATIKQQVEENVRLRTELQEKMQELERYKSYESMASRHAVGAPDGLLRGVHDAHQSIPSVGNPEDGVNSIGGTSPRDQAGTIIVHKEVKLSNQNATRSTQEEAHSESNKVNGTLKVLAGPQVPTDNSGFSQLSSPSATSFSPNRYQTEGEYDRRLNFSGHGRMQMAEVNNSSSLQKQDLIHKVQEQEQEIVQLRRHLSDYSVKEAQVRNEKYVLEKRIAYMRMAFDQQQQDLVDAASKALSYRQDIMEENIRLSYQLQAAQQERLTFVSSLLPLLAEYSLQPPVLDAQSIVSNVKVLFKHLQEQLNVTETKLKESHFQLATWNSEASPSSFAPQSPAHSIGAALMTSKRNGLELVPQPAFSLGNAPVSSDAQPTAGWDALNAHQIALGGGVLPKNMEPNDIGRYSPLASRGAAAHDVAGHFANTRGGTPLTHHSEETTKQVTFREPVSNTEMDDPDVEGSRNERQSPANWASGNSPYTAPLEDPGSSYSPYLPPVLEEPSSSFSEAAEDDPLPAIEGLQISGDAFPGKELQACGYSTNGTTSCNFEWVRHLEDGSINYIEGAKQPIYLVTADDVDTYLAIEVQPLDNRKRKGELVKVFANEHSKITCGSMQHIIERTLHEGHASYKVSLSTGYLDIWEPAILAVKREGYSIKCTASDVVVTEKFSPNTRITIPYGDGTAFWIIGSNDSERFLRAENSAEDISCSRDTIVLTLRLFILRAGERRKGKKRGLFFNK from the exons ATGGACAACGGCTTTGATGGGAAATTGGCTGATAAGTTCTCAGGAATGGTGCTTAATGATGCTTCTTCCAATATCAACTCCAACAATGATAGCTTGTTCCAGGTCATGAAAGCCGTCGAAGCTGCCGAAGCCACTATTAAACAGcag GTGGAGGAGAATGTTCGGCTGAGGACCGAGCTGCAGGAAAAAATGCAGGAACTGGAAAGATAT AAATCATATGAATCAATGGCTTCTAGACATGCTGTTGGGGCACCTGATGGCCTTCTTCGCGGAGTTCATGATGCTCATCAATCTATACCATCTGTGGGTAACCCAGAAGATGGCGTTAACAGCATAGGAGGCACTTCTCCACGTGATCAAGCCGGTACAATTATTGTCCACAAGGAGGTGAAGTTAAGTAATCAGAATGCTACCAGAAGTACTCAGGAGGAAGCCCACTCTGAAAGCAATAAGGTCAATGGGACATTAAAAGTTCTTGCTGGTCCTCAGGTTCCCACTGATAATAGTGGCTTTTCTCAGTTATCATCACCATCAGCGACATCTTTTTCTCCTAACAG ATATCAAACTGAAGGAGAATATGATAGAAGACTTAATTTCTCTGGACATGGGCGTATGCAGATGGCTGAAGTCAATAATTCTAGCAGCCTCCAGAAACAG GATCTCATTCATAAGGTTCAGGAACAGGAACAAGAGATTGTACAGTTAAGGAGACATTTGTCAGATTATTCAGTGAAG GAAGCTCAAGTACGAAACGAAAAGTATGTCTTGGAGAAGCGAATTGCTTATATGCGTATG GCCTTTGATCAGCAGCAGCAGGACCTTGTTGATGCTGCATCTAAAGCTCTGTCATACAGGCAAGACATAATGGAGGAAAATATTCGTTTATCATACCAATTGCAG GCTGCACAGCAAGAAAGATTGACGTTTGTGTCATCTTTGCTGCCTCTCCTTGCAGAGTATTCTCTGCAGCCTCCAGTCCTCGATGCTCAGTCAATTGTGAGCAATGTCAAG GTTCTTTTTAAACATCTGCAAGAGCAGTTAAATGTTACTGAG ACCAAACTGAAAGAATCACACTTTCAATTGGCCACTTGGAATTCAGAGGCAAGTCCGTCAAGTTTTGCACCACAGTCGCCCGCTCATTCCATTGGTGCAGCATTGATGACTTCA AAGAGAAATGGACTAGAACTCGTGCCACAACCTGCTTTTTCACTAGGAAATGCACCTGTTTCTTCTGATGCTCAGCCAACTGCTGGATGGGATGCATTGAATGCCCATCAGATAGCTTTGGGAGGAGGTGTCTTACCCAAAAACATGGAACCCAATGACATAGGGAGGTATTCACCCCTTGCGAGCAG GGGTGCTGCTGCCCATGATGTGGCAGGACACTTCGCAAATACTCGGGGCGGCACACCTCTTACCCATCATAGCGAAGAAACTACCAAGCAAGTCACTTTTCGTGAGCCTGTTAGCAACACAGAGATGGATGATCCTGATGTGGAGGGAAGTCGCAATGAGAGACAGTCTCCGGCTAATTGGGCTTCTGGGAACTCCCCCTATACAGCCCCACTTGAGGATCCCGGCTCTTCGTATTCCCCCTATCTACCACCAGTTCTTGAAgaaccttcttcttccttttcagaGG CTGCAGAAGATGATCCATTACCAGCTATAGAGGGCCTCCAAATTTCAGGTGATGCATTTCCTGGTAAGGAACTGCAGGCTTGTGGATATTCCACTAATGGAACAACCAGCTGCAACTTTGAG TGGGTACGTCATTTGGAAGATGGCTCAATTAATTATATTGAAG GGGCAAAGCAACCAATTTATCTTGTTACTGCTGACGATGTTGACACATACCTTGCCATTGAAGTTCAACCGCTGGATAATAGGAAGCGGAAG GGGGAGCTTGTGAAGGTATTTGCTAATGAGCACAGCAAGATTACATGCG GCTCGATGCAGCATATCATAGAAAGGACTCTTCATGAAGGGCATGCATCATACAAAGTTTCATTATCG acgggatatcttgacatatGGGAACCAGCTATATTGGCTGTTAAAAGGGAAGGTTACAGCATAAAGTGTACTGCCAGTGATGTTGTAGTCACAGAAAAGTTTTCCCCAAATACGAGA ATTACAATTCCTTATGGAGATGGCACGGCATTTTGGATAATAGGTTCAAATGATAGTGAGCGTTTCTTAAGAGCAGAAAACAGCGCAGAAGATATTAGCTG CTCGAGAGATACTATTGTGCTGACTCTGAGGCTGTTCATCTTAAGG gctggagaaagaagaaaagggaagaaaaggggTCTGTTCTTCAACAAGTAA
- the LOC115755897 gene encoding uncharacterized protein LOC115755897 isoform X4, which yields MDNGFDGKLADKFSGMVLNDASSNINSNNDSLFQVMKAVEAAEATIKQQVEENVRLRTELQEKMQELERYKSYESMASRHAVGAPDGLLRGVHDAHQSIPSVGNPEDGVNSIGGTSPRDQAGTIIVHKEVKLSNQNATRSTQEEAHSESNKVNGTLKVLAGPQVPTDNSGFSQLSSPSATSFSPNRYQTEGEYDRRLNFSGHGRMQMAEVNNSSSLQKQDLIHKVQEQEQEIVQLRRHLSDYSVKEAQVRNEKYVLEKRIAYMRMAFDQQQQDLVDAASKALSYRQDIMEENIRLSYQLQAAQQERLTFVSSLLPLLAEYSLQPPVLDAQSIVSNVKTKLKESHFQLATWNSEASPSSFAPQSPAHSIGAALMTSRNGLELVPQPAFSLGNAPVSSDAQPTAGWDALNAHQIALGGGVLPKNMEPNDIGRYSPLASRGAAAHDVAGHFANTRGGTPLTHHSEETTKQVTFREPVSNTEMDDPDVEGSRNERQSPANWASGNSPYTAPLEDPGSSYSPYLPPVLEEPSSSFSEAAEDDPLPAIEGLQISGDAFPGKELQACGYSTNGTTSCNFEWVRHLEDGSINYIEGAKQPIYLVTADDVDTYLAIEVQPLDNRKRKGELVKVFANEHSKITCGSMQHIIERTLHEGHASYKVSLSTGYLDIWEPAILAVKREGYSIKCTASDVVVTEKFSPNTRITIPYGDGTAFWIIGSNDSERFLRAENSAEDISCSRDTIVLTLRLFILRAGERRKGKKRGLFFNK from the exons ATGGACAACGGCTTTGATGGGAAATTGGCTGATAAGTTCTCAGGAATGGTGCTTAATGATGCTTCTTCCAATATCAACTCCAACAATGATAGCTTGTTCCAGGTCATGAAAGCCGTCGAAGCTGCCGAAGCCACTATTAAACAGcag GTGGAGGAGAATGTTCGGCTGAGGACCGAGCTGCAGGAAAAAATGCAGGAACTGGAAAGATAT AAATCATATGAATCAATGGCTTCTAGACATGCTGTTGGGGCACCTGATGGCCTTCTTCGCGGAGTTCATGATGCTCATCAATCTATACCATCTGTGGGTAACCCAGAAGATGGCGTTAACAGCATAGGAGGCACTTCTCCACGTGATCAAGCCGGTACAATTATTGTCCACAAGGAGGTGAAGTTAAGTAATCAGAATGCTACCAGAAGTACTCAGGAGGAAGCCCACTCTGAAAGCAATAAGGTCAATGGGACATTAAAAGTTCTTGCTGGTCCTCAGGTTCCCACTGATAATAGTGGCTTTTCTCAGTTATCATCACCATCAGCGACATCTTTTTCTCCTAACAG ATATCAAACTGAAGGAGAATATGATAGAAGACTTAATTTCTCTGGACATGGGCGTATGCAGATGGCTGAAGTCAATAATTCTAGCAGCCTCCAGAAACAG GATCTCATTCATAAGGTTCAGGAACAGGAACAAGAGATTGTACAGTTAAGGAGACATTTGTCAGATTATTCAGTGAAG GAAGCTCAAGTACGAAACGAAAAGTATGTCTTGGAGAAGCGAATTGCTTATATGCGTATG GCCTTTGATCAGCAGCAGCAGGACCTTGTTGATGCTGCATCTAAAGCTCTGTCATACAGGCAAGACATAATGGAGGAAAATATTCGTTTATCATACCAATTGCAG GCTGCACAGCAAGAAAGATTGACGTTTGTGTCATCTTTGCTGCCTCTCCTTGCAGAGTATTCTCTGCAGCCTCCAGTCCTCGATGCTCAGTCAATTGTGAGCAATGTCAAG ACCAAACTGAAAGAATCACACTTTCAATTGGCCACTTGGAATTCAGAGGCAAGTCCGTCAAGTTTTGCACCACAGTCGCCCGCTCATTCCATTGGTGCAGCATTGATGACTTCA AGAAATGGACTAGAACTCGTGCCACAACCTGCTTTTTCACTAGGAAATGCACCTGTTTCTTCTGATGCTCAGCCAACTGCTGGATGGGATGCATTGAATGCCCATCAGATAGCTTTGGGAGGAGGTGTCTTACCCAAAAACATGGAACCCAATGACATAGGGAGGTATTCACCCCTTGCGAGCAG GGGTGCTGCTGCCCATGATGTGGCAGGACACTTCGCAAATACTCGGGGCGGCACACCTCTTACCCATCATAGCGAAGAAACTACCAAGCAAGTCACTTTTCGTGAGCCTGTTAGCAACACAGAGATGGATGATCCTGATGTGGAGGGAAGTCGCAATGAGAGACAGTCTCCGGCTAATTGGGCTTCTGGGAACTCCCCCTATACAGCCCCACTTGAGGATCCCGGCTCTTCGTATTCCCCCTATCTACCACCAGTTCTTGAAgaaccttcttcttccttttcagaGG CTGCAGAAGATGATCCATTACCAGCTATAGAGGGCCTCCAAATTTCAGGTGATGCATTTCCTGGTAAGGAACTGCAGGCTTGTGGATATTCCACTAATGGAACAACCAGCTGCAACTTTGAG TGGGTACGTCATTTGGAAGATGGCTCAATTAATTATATTGAAG GGGCAAAGCAACCAATTTATCTTGTTACTGCTGACGATGTTGACACATACCTTGCCATTGAAGTTCAACCGCTGGATAATAGGAAGCGGAAG GGGGAGCTTGTGAAGGTATTTGCTAATGAGCACAGCAAGATTACATGCG GCTCGATGCAGCATATCATAGAAAGGACTCTTCATGAAGGGCATGCATCATACAAAGTTTCATTATCG acgggatatcttgacatatGGGAACCAGCTATATTGGCTGTTAAAAGGGAAGGTTACAGCATAAAGTGTACTGCCAGTGATGTTGTAGTCACAGAAAAGTTTTCCCCAAATACGAGA ATTACAATTCCTTATGGAGATGGCACGGCATTTTGGATAATAGGTTCAAATGATAGTGAGCGTTTCTTAAGAGCAGAAAACAGCGCAGAAGATATTAGCTG CTCGAGAGATACTATTGTGCTGACTCTGAGGCTGTTCATCTTAAGG gctggagaaagaagaaaagggaagaaaaggggTCTGTTCTTCAACAAGTAA